The Chitinophaga flava genome has a segment encoding these proteins:
- a CDS encoding DUF2306 domain-containing protein — translation MDRTQTIQRLTRILRIGMYILATIGILMVLRRILAMAGIIPSFNRKGAAPFDTGFSQHPVITLMHILPGALFMILGPALFMPEVQTKHPELHHQLERLFMIDAYIVGVSALYMPFVMLPIGGINEAAASTLFGLYFLLALTLAWRANVQHRKTQHREWMIRTFAIGLAIATVRPIVGMFFALTALAPQIFFGTAFWIGFTLHLMVAEAWINYTRPAVSDAA, via the coding sequence ATGGACCGTACACAAACCATACAACGGCTGACCCGTATCCTGCGGATAGGCATGTATATCCTGGCTACCATCGGCATCCTGATGGTACTGAGAAGAATCCTGGCCATGGCCGGTATCATACCTTCTTTTAACCGCAAGGGTGCCGCCCCGTTTGACACCGGCTTCAGTCAGCATCCGGTGATAACGTTGATGCATATACTCCCGGGAGCATTATTTATGATACTGGGTCCGGCACTGTTTATGCCGGAGGTGCAGACAAAACATCCGGAGCTGCACCATCAACTGGAACGGCTGTTTATGATAGATGCTTATATAGTAGGGGTTTCGGCACTTTATATGCCTTTTGTGATGTTGCCCATTGGAGGGATCAATGAAGCGGCAGCCAGTACACTTTTCGGACTGTATTTTTTGCTGGCCCTCACGCTGGCATGGAGGGCCAATGTACAACACAGGAAAACACAGCACCGGGAGTGGATGATCCGTACATTTGCCATAGGGCTGGCCATCGCCACCGTACGGCCTATTGTAGGAATGTTCTTTGCACTGACTGCACTGGCGCCGCAGATATTTTTCGGCACCGCTTTCTGGATAGGCTTTACCTTACATCTGATGGTAGCGGAAGCCTGGATTAATTATACGCGTCCGGCTGTTTCCGATGCTGCTTAG